Proteins co-encoded in one Arachis hypogaea cultivar Tifrunner chromosome 11, arahy.Tifrunner.gnm2.J5K5, whole genome shotgun sequence genomic window:
- the LOC112721057 gene encoding LOW QUALITY PROTEIN: uncharacterized protein (The sequence of the model RefSeq protein was modified relative to this genomic sequence to represent the inferred CDS: substituted 1 base at 1 genomic stop codon), with the protein MPLKSFIRRKLLSLLQPWLREEPQLDIQLGFRHSLAVAENLRFDVSVLNRLFNSPSCLFIKELTIEHLTLRFSPWHSVAFDIEVHGVRVVLAFEMPDEEVSARRLRSSKFDYTDYLRKRLEVLDPEGCSLHHVLESIVFADPERKDLTSSFLNLIMKSSHLEAHDINMEIQFPIFNDEFMCFGEVKNFSARSDHLDQKCLFRGFLTTILIPVREGSYMLNCTGLRVGFIGKNQPDRALLSSDVHIFITLRDLQLVDCTLCFPELGFSFTPKDVSVFLVIHKLLSDKHNEARSARELWRIAANKIGHMTIIPMLSLQRLVGIIGQWKHYVDAYENLLLLVGYSTGPMWKMSISKMFQRKQVFSSARNNWKVISNIEKKLPAEGISLARRIARHRAALEVPSDCHEECLATSKFVCPFLSVLMLIWKVISKIICCFLNIFGKKIVEDSDIDGCLRSSGKDLYQRCCFVLNFGKIIVRLSQINEIQPSAYEKLHAHTGIAYSDFLPLCFCIDQFLLVTIKDNFGQRVFVSCGQMKVEPAPLTVFPEASPMNKLNTDEENGEEGTQGSILWCEPAKSFVLSESNVAQAEDTCDSHVHSFMGKLSASWKGICSSFSESEIEYSENPCLLCKFETSSAYQDNKNPCFGFCEFGFMLGKINLFLTHFSVSSVSLLVSQIQHVCTADRKEASDAPNLVHKAENAWVDTYEYYAKQMIIYLLQKLPQNHFHFGAFVDGPFVRFSLKREAALDGQDINDIASHDNFDINFDFHDIEVAVGSPSLLDMSPLTDPFGLDDAKAEYITLEPCVVDIPKPDNDKYVSSGKISIGSYIHQNGLNVYLEELEDKHQIQLLVVKPIIVQILSVRNYIYSLCTTMSAFSASWDITAGGFTVFSFLDEVYMICKAVAHLSSVVSYMFSSSEDVDCWHPEILKQEAMFPEPDSCEPTIEGALPTNNICSFFINGTCRFESMDIILHNSRSYNGDGRTPVVNFLTGNKLAVQKLPDCGIWISIQQTSVVVSGEEEKMDIFTDLAEIISFLFTYQNSIGNNNDHIVPEKLLLQSVDCLHEVSLSGCTFTLCLGLVQNTSCSRNEFKTVGSSDANGHISDLVRGNNLTASERLITESPHSITVMGSPTIIGTSASARHCFLVNASVTNVVIGRCSTKRVLVEAHQSNKFMCMLSVGGEFQMVSWEIQGGLIVLETSSLAMAIDNYTSYLKHIRNLTSDVMQHNKAINQAGHGEESCDVNDEIHQEIVCTSQWTESESPNSFDLSLSHFALVFAHENDSGGIREIILEVDIHLKFESATTGKKLKAELSHLSILSQITHENLEHETTIPHFSSVRMKDFPSQLAFSEFQNSVECHAVSEGSSSRGPVPFHLSHQNQILKDLRASMSLERPADGSLHLCRCWFGVGSISGFDMTLSISEIQTILSMASSVSLLSLQDTTRSSERNHWSTSHNADNSLEAMIPDGAVVAIQDINQHMYFTVEGEENSFSIGGVIHYSLVGERALFRVKHLIQRRWKSTIMWFSLISLFAKNDMGVPLRLNSSPGSCFVDISCPNDGSCALWRVFPPEGGSYEGVTDWGEACNQPIKRSCCLVNKKNNCAIAFVDGAPEFVMKPGNPIKFKIFHDLSVGYDASDTVRYPRMAPQSRPQTDEESILLQGGKLPRIDINIEKITLHIVHELSDTKDLFPLICLFINNTQLIVQNLATKSRVIGTSTAGVQYYDALRNLWGELLHPVGICIFYRSNIQTTLPEYASHTVPAHFFCRAKELDISLSENSLDVLLFMIGKLNLSGPYMLQSSIILANCCKVENQSGLNLLFHFKKETATIPRKQSASISLRRHSDIRSEDSDAATSVSIQLADFGSFATSSIPLLLSQTQIAWRTRIRSAEGSRTFPGPMIVIKISRNAEVGLSVVVSPLIRIHNETGFPLELQFQRAEPQGDEVASVVLEPGDYIDDSMAMFDAINFSGGVKRALMSLSIGNFLLSFRPRMTEELKKFERSLSLEWSTYVKGGKAVRLSGIFEKLNYRVRKALFSKSDKCSFSTAHCVLMSEGERVANMHFLIQTISRDIPVATPEKSAALLKKESLPVSLQEQKEIYLLPTVRMTNLLHSEIDVILSETDQLSTVGYDSIGKQATIAYGSTAVFCANPDVIYFTVTLTGSNSSSKLLNTGECVKKLLKKNRDVQHVDLNLDFDGGKFCATLRLYRGSRGMLEVVVFTSYSMKNNTDLEIYVLATKRWPLSRIELDNLKSHIPSELGLCLPPRTTRSWFLKPKSVQLKLLEDNTAEALLDLDSLSGLTEISFKKEEGSGVKSVTKLGMSIGPSGEFCVPSQMVTIVPXYVICNESEASITVRQCYFQDEMAGVISVGSKQRMPLQLKEGFSKTREFSVFEHFIRKHRSPSDNSLLYIQFQTNEPGLGWSGPVCIASLGHFFLKFRKQTKEVGISDSKMTEFAAVHVVEESSTLILSFYKPPNISLPYRIENSLHNLSITYYQKGLLEPEVLGPGSNADYAWDDLTLPHRLVVRINGSLQLQEIKLDKVRAWKPFYKLGKQRTLSTHLVLDKRPGDHAMEMEKVGYEIYAEGPTRVLRICEISNSFRGDNVLNLCAKVQVRVSQFAVHLLEHVKQEGDENELQDFTPFSVVKLGNLHMFMVSNNDQVYNQFSVQDVNFELKWNGAPFASMLRRHQLDYSGSSDSVLKIVFILLNSSSNLKQFRYSSIFLQPIDLNLDEETLMKIASFWRTSLSDSESQRFYFDHFEIHPIKIIANFIPGELNSSYSSTQEALRSLIHSVVKVPPIKNMVVELNGVLITHALITVRELFFKCAQHYSWYAMRAIYLAKGSPLLPPDFVSIFDDLASSSLDVFFDPSRGFANLPAFTSGTFKLISKCIKGEGFSGTKRYFGDLGKTLRSAGSNIAFAAVAEISDSVLKGAEANGFNGLVSGFHQGILKLAMEPSVLGTALMEGGPDRTILLDRSPGVDELYIEGYIQAMLDTVYRQEYLRVRVIDNQVILKNLPPNHTLICEIMDRVKEFLVSKALLKGDPSSMGLPLRRLRGESEWRIGPTVLTLCEHLFVSFAIRMLRKQANKFVIKIKWGKQSEVDSHKDAPAESNKMGQKLGFIRKWGIAKFVLSALLAYVDGRLCRSIPNPVARRVVSGFLLSYIDKDDDE; encoded by the exons ATGCCATTGAAAAGCTTCATCCGACGGAAACTACTCTCCCTGCTTCAGCCATGGTTGAGAGAAGAGCCCCAACTCGACATCCAGTTAGGGTTCCGTCACTCCCTCGCCGTCGCCGAGAACCTTCGTTTTGACGTCTCTGTTCTCAACCGACTGTTCAACTCCCCTTCTTGCCTCTTTATCAAGGAGCTCACAATCGAACACCTCACTCTCAGATTCTCGCCCTGGCACTCCGTAGCCTTCGACATCGAAGTTCACGGCGTTCGCGTTGTGCTAGCTTTTGA GATGCCGGATGAGGAGGTAAGCGCCAGGAGGCTGCGTTCGTCGAAATTTGATTATACGGATTATCTTAGAAAGCGCCTTGAGGTTCTTGATCCTGAG GGATGTTCTTTGCATCATGTTTTGGAAAGCATAGTTTTTGCTGACCCTGAAAGGAAAGATCTTACATCATCTTTCTTGAATCTTATTATGAAGTCGTCTCACCTAGAGGCACATGACATCAACATGGAGATTCAGTTTCCTATCTTTAATGACGAGTTTATGTGTTTTGGGGAAGTAAAGAATTTTAGTGCAAGATCTGATCATCTTGATCAGAAATGTCTTTTTAGAGGTTTCCTTACTACAATTTTGATTCCAGTGAGAGAGGGCTCATATATGTTAAATTGCACTGGATTGAGAGTCGGATTTATTGGTAAAAATCAGCCTGACCGTGCTTTGCTTTCATCTGATGTGCACATTTTCATTACATTAAGGGATCTTCAGCTGGTTGATTGCACTCTCTGTTTCCCAGAACTAGGCTTTTCATTTACTCCAAAAGATGTTTCTGTATTTCTAGTTATTCACAAATTGCTATCTGATAAGCATAATGAAGCTAGAAGTGCTAGAGAATTATGGAGAATAGCTGCAAATAAAATTGGCCATATGACTATAATTCCTATGTTATCATTGCAAAGATTAGTTGGTATTATAGGTCAATGGAAACATTATGTTGATGCTTATGAGAATCTCTTGCTGCTAGTTGGATATTCTACTGGCCCAATGTGGAAAATGTCCATTTCTAAAATGTTTCAGAGAAAACAGGTTTTCAGTTCTGCTAGAAACAACTGGAAGGTTATATCTAACATTGAGAAGAAGTTACCTGCTGAAGGCATATCACTAGCGAGGCGAATAGCTCGTCATAGAGCAGCATTGGAAGTTCCCTCTGATTGTCATGAGGAATGTTTGGCCACGAGTAAATTTGTTtgcccttttctttctgttttgatgCTTATTTGGAAAGTGATCTCAAAGATAATCTGTTGTTTCTTAAACATATTTGGGAAAAAGATAGTGGAAGATTCAGATATTGACGGATGTTTGCGAAGCTCTGGTAAAGATCTTTATCAAAGGTGTTGTTTTGTGCTAAACTTTGGGAAAATCATAGTAAGATTGTCCCAAATTAATGAAATCCAACCTTCTGCATATGAAAAGTTGCATGCACATACTGGAATAGCATACTCAGATTTCCTTCCATTATGTTTCTGTATTGATCAATTTTTACTAGTAACCATTAAAGATAATTTTGGACAGAGAGTCTTTGTGTCATGTGGGCAAATGAAGGTTGAACCTGCACCTTTGACAGTGTTTCCAGAAGCAAGTCCAATGAATAAGCTTAATACAGATgaagaaaatggagaggaaggCACCCAGGGATCAATTCTGTGGTGTGAACCTGCAAAATCATTTGTCCTGTCAGAATCTAATGTAGCCCAGGCTGAAGATACTTGTGATTCTCATGTTCATAGCTTTATGGGAAAATTGTCTGCTAGTTGGAAAGGAATTTGTAGTAGTTTTAGTGAAAGTGAGATTGAGTATTCTGAAAATCCATGCCTTCTCTGTAAGTTTGAGACATCTTCCGCATATCAAGACAATAAGAATCCCTGTTTTGGGTTTTGTGAATTTGGTTTTATGCTTGgaaagataaatttatttttgactcACTTTTCAGTATCATCTGTGTCTCTACTTGTTAGTCAGATACAACATGTTTGCACGGCGGACAGGAAGGAAGCATCCGATGCTCCAAACTTAGTACATAAAGCAGAAAATGCCTGGGTCGACACATATGAGTATTATGCCAAACAAATGATTATTTACTTGCTTCAAAAACTACCACAGAATCATTTCCATTTTGGAGCATTTGTTGATGGTCCATTTGTAAGATTTTCACTCAAAAGAGAGGCTGCTCTTGATGGCCAAGACATTAATGACATTGCCAGCCATGATAACTTTGACATCAATTTTGATTTTCATGATATTGAAGTGGCTGTTGGTTCACCTTCATTATTAGATATGTCACCATTGACAGATCCGTTTGGGCTTGATGATGCCAAAGCAGAGTATATTACATTGGAACCTTGTGTGGTTGATATTCCAAAACCTGATAATGATAAGTACGTATCTTCAGGAAAGATATCAATTGGTTCCTATATTCATCAAAATGGCTTAAATGTTTATTTGGAGGAGTTAGAAGACAAACATCAGATTCAACTTTTAGTGGTAAAACCAATCATTGTACAGATATTATCAGTCAG GAATTACATTTATTCGTTGTGCACAACAATGTCTGCCTTTTCAGCTTCTTGGGACATAACGGCTGGAGGGTTCACTGTTTTCTCATTTTTAGATGAGGTGTATATGATTTGTAAG GCTGTTGCACACTTGTCATCTGTGGTATCTTATATGTTTAGTAGCTCTGAAGATGTTGATTGCTGGCATCCTGAAATCTTGAAGCAAGAAGCAATGTTTCCAGAACCTGATAGCTGCGAGCCAACCATAGAAGGAGCTTTACCGACAAATAATATCTGTTCATTTTTTATTAATGGAACCTGCAGATTTGAGTCTATGGATATCATTCTTCATAATTCTAGAAGTTATAATGGAGATGGTCGTACTCCAGTGGTTAACTTTTTGACTGGAAACAAATTGGCTGTGCAGAAGTTGCCCGACTGTGGAATTTGGATTTCCATTCAGCAGACCTCTGTTGTAGTTTCTGGTGAAGAAGAGAAGATGGACATCTTCACTGATTTAGcagaaatcatatcttttcttttcacATACCAGAACTCTATTGGAAACAACAATGATCATATTGTACCTGAAAAATTGCTATTGCAATCTGTTGACTGCTTACATGAAGTATCTCTCTCTGGTTGCACATTTACTTTGTGCTTGGGTCTTGTTCAAAATACCTCATGTTCAAGAAATGAGTTCAAAACAGTTGGTAGCTCAGATGCTAATGGTCATATATCTGACTTGGTGCGAGGAAACAATTTGACAGCCTCTGAAAGGTTAATCACTGAATCCCCTCACTCAATTACAGTGATGGGCTCTCCTACAATTATCGGGACGTCAGCTTCAGCAAGGCACTGTTTTCTAGTAAATGCTTCAGTAACTAATGTTGTCATAGGAAGATGCTCAACGAAAAGGGTTCTGGTTGAAGCACATCAATCGAATAAGTTTATGTGTATGCTTTCTGTTGGTGGAGAGTTTCAGATGGTTTCCTGGGAGATCCAG GGTGGACTTATTGTTCTTGAAACATCATCTTTGGCAATGGCGATTGATAATTATACTTCCTATCTGAAACATATCAGAAATCTTACATCTGATGTGATGCAACATAATAAAGCCATCAATCAGGCAGGGCATGGTGAAGAGAGCTGTGATGTTAATGATGAGATTCATCAAGAGATTGTTTGCACATCTCAATGGACTGAGAGTGAATCTCCGAATTCGTTTGACTTATCATTGTCTCACTTTGCTCTTGTTTTTGCACATGAAAATGACTCCG GTGGGATTAGAGAAATCATACTAGAGGTTGACAtccatttgaaatttgaatcagcAACTACTGGGAAGAAACTAAAAGCTGAGCTTTCTCATTTGTCTATCCTTTCCCAAATTACTCACGAGAATTTGGAACATGAAACTACAATTCCTCATTTTTCCTCTGTTAGAATGAAAGATTTTCCATCTCAGCTTGCCTTTTCAGAGTTTCAGAACTCTGTTGAATGTCATGCTGTTAGCGAGGGAAGTAGTTCAAGAGGCCCTGTTCCATTTCACCTGAGTCATCAGAATCAAATTCTGAAAGATTTAAGAGCTTCCATGTCACTAGAGAGGCCAGCTGATGGCTCATTGCATTTATGTCGATGTTGGTTTGGCGTTGGTTCTATTTCAGGTTTTGACATGACACTTTCTATATCCGAAATTCAG ACAATTTtgtcaatggcctcttcagtttcTCTGCTATCACTTCAAGATACAACAAGATCATCAGAAAGAAACCATTGGTCTACTAGCCATAATGCTGACAATAGTTTGGAAGCAATGATTCCAGATG GGGCTGTTGTTGCTATTCAGGATATCAACCAGCACATGTATTTTACTGTTGAAGGTGAAGAAAATTCTTTCAGTATAGGTGGCGTCATTCATTACTCTCTTGTAGGAGAAAGAGCTCTTTTCAGG GTGAAACACCTAATCCAAAGGAGATGGAAGTCTACAATTATGTGGTTTTCCTTGATATCATTGTTTGCGAAGAACGACATGGGTGTGCCTTTGAGATTGAATTCTAGTCCAGGATCATGTTTTGTTGACATCTCGTGTCCCAATGATGGAAGTTGTGCACTTTGGAGAGTTTTCCCTCCTGAGGGTGGAAGTTATGAAGGAGTTACTGACTGGGGGGAGGCTTGCAATCAACCAATAAAGAGAAGCTGCTGCCTTGTAAACAAAAAGAATAACTGTGCTATTGCTTTTGTTGATGGTGCTCCAGAGTTTGTCATGAAGCCTGGAAATCCAATCAAGTTCAAAATTTTTCATGATCTTTCAGTCGGTTATGATGCTTCAGATACAGTTAGGTACCCTAGAATGGCTCCACAAAGTCGTCCACAGACTGATGAAGAAAGTATTTTGTTGCAAGGAGGAAAACTTCCTCGTATTGATATTAATATTGAGAAAATTACTCTGCATATTGTTCATGAACTTTCAGATACAAAAGATCTTTTCCCACTTATATGCTTGTTTATCAACAATACACAACTTATTGTACAAAACTTAGCCACAAAATCCCGGGTCATAGGCACCTCAACTGCGGGTGTTCAGTATTATGATGCTCTGAGAAATCTATG GGGAGAACTTCTCCATCCTGTTGGAATCTGTATTTTTTACCGATCTAATATTCAAACTACGCTTCCTGAATATGCATCTCATACAGTTCCTGCACATTTCTTCTGTCGGGCCAAAGAG TTGGACATATCCCTAAGTGAGAATTCATTGGATGTTTTGCTCTTCATGATTGGGAAACTAAATCTGTCTGGTCCATATATGCTGCAAAGCTCCATTATTCTGGCTAACTGCTGCAAG GTGGAGAATCAGTCAGGATTAAATCTTCTTTTTCACTTCAAGAAGGAAACAGCAACAATACCTAGAAAACAGTCTGCCTCAATTTCATTGAG GAGGCATTCTGATATCAGAAGTGAAGACTCTGATGCTGCAACTTCTGTTTCTATTCAACTTGCTGATTTTGGTTCATTTGCAACTTCTTCAATTCCCCTCTTACTTTCACAAACACAGATAGCTTGGAGAACACGGATTAGATCAGCTGAAG GTTCACGAACTTTCCCTGGGCCAATGATTGTGATTAAGATTTCTAGAAATGCAGAG GTTGGTTTGTCAGTTGTGGTTTCCCCTTTGATTAGAATACACAATGAAACTGGATTTCCTCTGGAACTTCAGTTCCAACGAGCTGAACCACAGGGAGATGAGGTTGCATCTGTGGTATTAGAACCAGGGGATTATATTGATGATTCTATGGCAATGTTCGATGCCATAAACTTCTCTGGTGGAGTAAAGAGGGCTTTAATGTCTTTAAGTATTG GTAACTTCTTATTGTCATTTAGACCCCGAATGACCGAGGAACTCAAAAAATTTGAACGATCTCTTTCTTTGGAATGGTCAACTTATGTTAAAGGTGGAAAAGCTGTTCGTTTATCTGGAATATTTGAAAAGTTAAACTACAGAGTTCGCAAggcattattttcaaaatcagaCAAGTGTTCCTTCAGCACAGCACATTGCGTCCTTATGTCTGAAGGTGAAAGAGTTGCCAATATGCATTTTCTCATCCAGACAATTTCAAGAGATATTCCTGTTGCAACACCTGAAAAGTCTGCAGCTCTgttaaagaaagagagtttgccAGTTTCATTGCAAGAACAGAAGGAAATATATCTCCTTCCTACTGTACGAATGACCAACTTATTGCACTCTGAAATAGATGTTATTTTAAGTGAAACAG ATCAGTTAAGTACTGTTGGCTATGACAGTATTGGAAAGCAGGCGACAATAGCATATGGTTCAACAGCTGTCTTTTGTGCCAATCCAGATGTTATATACTTCACAGTGACTTTAACTGGTTCCAATTCAAGTTCCAAGCTGCTAAATACTGGGGAATGTGTAAAGAAGTTACTAAAGAAGAACAGAGATGTCCAACATGTAGATCTGAATTTGGACTTCGATGGAGGAAAGTTTTGTGCAACCTTGAGACTATACCGTGGGAGCAGGGGCATGCTGGAG GTTGTAGTTTTCACATCCTATTCCATGAAGAATAATACAGACTTAGAAATTTATGTTCTTGCCACCAAAAGGTGGCCTCTATCAAG AATTGAATTAGACAATTTAAAATCTCACATTCCTTCAGAGTTAGGCTTATGCTTGCCTCCAAGAACAACTAGATCCTGGTTCTTAAA ACCCAAAAGCGTTCAGCTTAAATTGCTGGAGGACAACACAGCTGAGGCACTGCTAGACTTGGATTCATTATCAGGCCTTACGGAAATAAGCtttaagaaagaagaaggatctGGTGTCAAATCTGTAACAAAACTTGGCATGTCTATAGGTCCTTCAGGAGAATTTTGTGTTCCATCACAAATGGTGACAATTGTTCCATGATATGTTATTTGCAATGAATCAGAAGCATCTATCACTGTTCGTCAATGCTATTTTCAG GATGAGATGGCGGGTGTAATCTCCGTTGGAAGCAAACAGCGAATGCCACTACAGCTGAAAGAAGGATTTAGCAAGACAAGAGAGTTCAGTGTATTTGAGCATTTTATCAGAAAGCACCGATCCCCTAGTGACAATTCTTTGTTATATATTCAGTTTCAAACCAATGAGCCTGGATTGGGATGGTCAGGTCCAGTGTGTATAGCCTCACTAGGACATTTTTTCCTGAAATTCAGAAAACAAACAAAGGAAGTTGGAATATCAGATAGCAAAATGACAGAATTTGCAGCTGTTCATGTTGTTGAAGAAAGTTCTACTCTTATTTTGAGTTTCTATAAGCCCCCCAATATAAGTCTGCCTTACCGAATTGAGAATTCTCTGCATAATCTATCAATAACTTACTACCAAAAG GGTTTATTAGAGCCAGAGGTTCTTGGACCAGGATCAAATGCAGATTATGCCTGGGATGATCTGACTCTTCCACATAGGCTGGTTGTTCGCATCAATG GTAGCCTACAATTACAGGAGATTAAATTGGACAAGGTGCGAGCATGGAAACCATTTTACAAACTTGGTAAACAAAGAACATTGTCTACACATTTGGTTTTAGACAAAAGGCCAGGCGATCATGCTATGGAGATGGAAAAAGTGGGGTATGAAATTTATGCAGAAGGGCCAACCAGAGTTTTGCGAATTTGTGAGATCTCTAATAGTTTCAGGGGAGATAATGTTCTCAATTTATGTGCAAAAGTTCAAGTTAGAGTTTCTCAGTTTGCAGTTCACCTGCTTGAACATGTGAAACAG GAGGGTGATGAGAATGAGCTGCAAGATTTTACACCATTTTCAGTAGTGAAGCTTGGGAATCTGCACATGTTTATGGTTTCTAATAATGATCAGGTGTATAATCAGTTCAGTGTACAG GACGTGAATTTTGAGCTTAAGTGGAATGGAGCTCCTTTCGCATCAATGCTCCGCAGACATCAGTTAGATTACAGTGGCTCAAGTGATAGTGTGCTGAAGATTGTTTTTATTCTACTTAACTCTAGTTCCAATCTTAAGCAATTTAGGTATTCATCAATTTTTCTTCAG CCAATTGATTTGAATCTTGATGAAGAGACATTAATGAAAATTGCATCATTTTGGAGAACTTCTCTTAGTGACTCAGAGAGTCAAAGGTTTTACTTTGATCATTTTGAAATCCATCCAATAAAG ATCATTGCAAACTTTATTCCCGGGGAATTGAATTCGAGTTATAGCTCTACACAGGAGGCTTTGCGGTCCTTAATTCATAGTGTTGTTAAG GTGCCTCCCATAAAAAATATGGTTGTAGAACTAAATGGAGTCCTTATTACCCATGCTTTGATAACAGTGcgtgaattattttttaaatgcgCACAACATTACTCATG GTACGCAATGAGGGCTATATATCTCGCTAAAGGAAGCCCCTTACTTCCGCCtgattttgtttctatttttgatGACCTAGCTTCATCATCTCTTGATGTCTTCTTTGATCCGTCCCGCGGTTTCGCAAATCTTCCCGCATTCACTTCAG GTACTTTCAAATTAATAAGTAAATGTATCAAAGGTGAAGGATTTTCAGGGACAAAACGATACTTTGGTGATCTAGGGAAAACT TTAAGATCAGCAGGTTCAAATATAGCCTTTGCAGCTGTAGCTGAGATATCAGACTCTGTTCTGAAAGGTGCAGAAGCAAATGGTTTCAATGGATTG GTGAGTGGCTTTCACCAAGGAATTCTAAAATTGGCTATGGAGCCATCAGTTCTTGGAACAGCATTGATGGAAGGTGGACCAGATAGAACTATATTACTTGATAGAAGTCCAGGAGTCGATGAG TTATACATTGAAGGATATATCCAAGCCATGCTGGATACGGTTTATAGACAAGAATACCTGAGAGTTAGAGTTATTGACAATCAG GTTATCCTGAAAAACCTCCCACCGAATCATACTCTTATATGTGAGATCATGGATCGTGTTAAGGAGTTTCTGGTGAGTAAAGCATTGCTAAAAGGAGATCCCTCAAGTATGGGTCTCCCTTTACGCCGCCTTCGAGGAGAAAGT GAATGGAGAATTGGACCGACAGTTCTGACATTGTGCGAACATCTTTTTGTTAGCTTTGCTATACGTATGCTACGGAAGCAAGCAAACAAATTTGTAATCAAGATAAAGTGGGGAAAGCAATCGGAGGTCGACAGTCATAAGGATGCTCCTGCTGAGTCTAATAAAATGGGGCAGAAATTGGGTTTCATTCGAAAATGGGGCATTGCCAAATTTGTCTTGTCTGCCCTGTTGGCATATGTTGATGGACGTCTATGTCGTAGTATTCCCAATCCTGTTGCCCGTAGAGTAGTTAGTGGCTTTTTGTTGAGTTATATTGACAAAGATGATGATGAATAA